A region from the Stutzerimonas stutzeri genome encodes:
- a CDS encoding glycine zipper domain-containing protein, whose amino-acid sequence MRNSIFIASFTAIALAIGGCTSNLTGDSYSRDEARTVQTVRYGTIESLRPVKLEGTKTPIGSGAGAVVGGIAGSGVGGGRGSAVAAVIGAVAGGMLGAAAEEGITRAQGVEITVREDDGNMRAYVQEVEPNQVFRVGQRVRIMTVNGTSRIAP is encoded by the coding sequence ATGCGTAACTCCATTTTCATTGCGTCCTTCACGGCGATCGCGCTGGCCATCGGCGGTTGTACATCGAACCTTACCGGAGATTCCTATTCCCGGGACGAGGCGCGTACGGTGCAGACCGTTCGCTATGGAACCATCGAATCACTGCGTCCGGTGAAGCTCGAGGGTACCAAGACGCCAATCGGTAGCGGCGCCGGTGCGGTCGTCGGCGGTATTGCCGGCAGCGGCGTCGGTGGCGGTCGTGGTAGTGCGGTCGCAGCCGTGATCGGCGCAGTGGCGGGTGGCATGCTCGGCGCGGCGGCGGAAGAGGGTATCACCCGCGCGCAGGGCGTCGAGATCACCGTGCGCGAGGATGATGGCAACATGCGTGCCTATGTCCAGGAAGTCGAGCCGAATCAGGTGTTTCGTGTGGGCCAGCGCGTGCGCATCATGACCGTCAATGGCACCAGTCGTATCGCTCCCTGA
- the pdxH gene encoding pyridoxamine 5'-phosphate oxidase produces the protein MTQTLADMRRDYTREGLSEANAPDEPFALFRQWFEDAVKTEQLPVEPNAMTLATVDADGRPHCRVLLLKVLDKRGFTFFSNYDSAKAEQLAARPFAAMTFFWPSLERQVRIEGRVEKVSAEESDAYYQVRPLGSRLGAWASPQSRVISDRAELERLLAETEQRFLDQAPHCPPHWGGYRLLPERIEFWQGRPSRLHDRLNYRHVAGTWQRERLAP, from the coding sequence ATGACCCAGACCCTGGCCGATATGCGCCGCGACTATACCCGCGAGGGCCTCAGTGAAGCCAACGCGCCGGACGAGCCATTCGCACTCTTCCGGCAATGGTTCGAAGATGCAGTGAAGACAGAACAGCTACCCGTCGAGCCGAACGCAATGACCCTGGCGACGGTCGATGCCGATGGGCGCCCCCATTGCCGCGTGCTGTTGCTCAAGGTGCTGGATAAACGCGGTTTCACTTTCTTCAGTAACTATGACAGTGCCAAGGCCGAGCAACTGGCAGCTCGTCCGTTCGCGGCGATGACCTTCTTCTGGCCGAGCCTGGAGCGCCAAGTGCGAATCGAGGGACGGGTGGAAAAGGTCAGTGCCGAGGAGTCTGACGCCTATTATCAGGTGCGCCCGCTGGGTAGCCGTCTGGGGGCTTGGGCTTCGCCCCAGAGCCGAGTGATTAGCGACCGCGCGGAACTGGAGCGGCTTCTTGCCGAAACCGAACAGCGCTTTCTTGATCAAGCGCCGCATTGCCCGCCGCATTGGGGGGGCTACCGATTGCTGCCTGAGCGAATCGAGTTCTGGCAGGGGCGCCCCAGCCGTTTGCATGACCGCCTGAACTATCGCCATGTTGCGGGTACCTGGCAGCGAGAGCGCCTGGCACCCTGA
- a CDS encoding OmpA family protein, with translation MNWLKSASLILCIVMAGCSSKGEKPVEVAAVPEPVLDRAWLDDYEPRLREALKDSRFEVERRDGVLIVTAPVDSSFNPDRPGMLLPVTLGPISRVAKLVEGDDKTAVVVLGHADSTGSADINRDISRKRAGAVAAIFRLSGLKHDRLRIRGLGSDMPRASNENEEGRALNRRVEMMLAPQATLLALIAQYSETPATPTQVATVEVAKSK, from the coding sequence ATGAACTGGCTGAAAAGCGCCTCTCTCATTCTTTGCATCGTTATGGCTGGTTGCAGCTCCAAGGGCGAAAAGCCGGTCGAAGTCGCCGCAGTCCCGGAGCCGGTGCTGGACCGGGCCTGGCTGGATGATTACGAGCCGCGTTTGCGCGAGGCATTGAAAGACAGCCGCTTCGAGGTCGAGCGCCGCGACGGTGTGCTGATCGTCACGGCTCCCGTCGATTCATCTTTCAATCCCGACCGTCCTGGCATGCTGTTGCCCGTCACGCTTGGCCCCATTAGCCGTGTGGCGAAGCTGGTGGAAGGTGACGATAAAACGGCTGTCGTCGTGCTGGGGCATGCTGACAGCACTGGTTCGGCTGATATCAATCGTGACATCAGCCGCAAGCGTGCCGGCGCCGTTGCGGCGATCTTCCGTCTCAGCGGTCTGAAGCACGACCGGTTGCGCATTCGTGGCCTGGGTTCGGATATGCCCCGCGCCTCGAACGAAAACGAAGAAGGGCGCGCACTGAACCGTCGCGTGGAGATGATGCTGGCCCCTCAGGCGACGCTGTTGGCGTTGATTGCCCAGTACAGCGAGACACCTGCCACACCTACCCAGGTGGCTACGGTAGAAGTCGCCAAGAGTAAATAG
- a CDS encoding serine hydrolase domain-containing protein — MQIHGYFDLRFEAVKETFSDLFEHTQQRGAAVCVKVGGETVVDLWAGVADNAGEQPWQEDTLVNLFSCTKTFTAVAALQLVAEGKLQLDEPVARVWPEFAANGKQAITLRQLLCHRAGLPAIRQPLPPEALYDWDTMTAALAAESPWWTPGDGHGYAAITYGWLLGELIRRADGREPGEAIVARTARPLGLDFHIGLAEAEFDRVGYLTRQKNNFGDAAAQRVFKALTGDPQSLTALAFTNPPSIMNSANKPEWRRMAQPAANGHGNARALAGFYDGLLRGELLEDELSAEMTREHCIGEDRTLLSRTRFALGCWLDQPDVENATFSMGPGAFGHPGAGGCIGFADPHYDVAFGYVTNTLGPYVLMDPRAQALARSVKACLD, encoded by the coding sequence GTGCAGATCCATGGATATTTCGATCTTCGTTTCGAAGCGGTCAAAGAGACCTTCAGCGACCTGTTCGAACATACCCAGCAGCGCGGGGCTGCTGTTTGCGTCAAGGTCGGAGGCGAAACGGTGGTCGACCTCTGGGCTGGTGTGGCGGACAACGCCGGCGAGCAGCCATGGCAAGAGGACACCCTGGTCAATCTGTTTTCCTGCACCAAGACCTTCACCGCCGTCGCTGCCCTGCAACTGGTGGCCGAGGGCAAGCTGCAACTGGACGAACCCGTTGCGCGGGTGTGGCCTGAATTTGCCGCCAACGGCAAGCAGGCCATCACGTTACGGCAGCTACTCTGCCATCGGGCCGGTTTGCCGGCCATTCGTCAGCCGCTCCCGCCTGAGGCGTTATATGACTGGGATACGATGACGGCAGCGCTGGCGGCCGAAAGCCCATGGTGGACCCCAGGCGACGGTCATGGTTACGCTGCGATTACCTACGGCTGGCTGCTCGGAGAGCTGATTCGCCGCGCCGACGGCCGCGAGCCGGGTGAAGCGATCGTCGCACGCACCGCTCGGCCCCTGGGTCTGGATTTCCATATCGGTCTGGCCGAGGCTGAATTCGATCGTGTCGGTTACCTGACCCGACAGAAGAACAACTTCGGCGATGCCGCCGCCCAGCGCGTGTTCAAGGCCCTGACCGGCGATCCGCAGTCGCTTACCGCACTCGCTTTCACCAATCCGCCATCGATCATGAACAGCGCCAACAAGCCGGAGTGGCGCCGGATGGCTCAACCCGCCGCCAACGGACACGGCAACGCGCGCGCGCTGGCCGGATTCTATGACGGGCTGCTGCGCGGCGAACTGCTCGAAGACGAGCTATCGGCCGAGATGACGCGTGAGCATTGCATCGGTGAAGACCGCACTTTGCTGAGCCGCACCCGTTTCGCCCTCGGTTGCTGGCTGGATCAACCGGACGTCGAAAACGCGACCTTCTCGATGGGGCCGGGCGCTTTCGGGCATCCTGGCGCTGGGGGCTGTATCGGCTTTGCCGATCCGCATTATGATGTCGCGTTCGGGTACGTCACCAATACGCTCGGGCCGTACGTACTCATGGACCCACGCGCGCAAGCGCTGGCCAGGAGCGTCAAAGCCTGCCTGGACTGA
- the dinG gene encoding ATP-dependent DNA helicase DinG, protein MLSTELKSQIQGAYSRFLEAKGLKPRYGQRLMIAEVAKVLGAIKADDEGRRDGEPAVVAVEAGTGTGKTVAYSLAAIPTAKAAGKRLVIATATVALQEQIVHKDLPDLMRNSGLNFSFALAKGRGRYLCLSKLDVLLQEGQAQSATAQLFEEEGFRIDVDERSEKLFGSMIEKLAGNRWDGDRDSWPEELADPDWARLTTDHSQCTGRHCPNFQQCAFYKAREGMTKVDVIVTNHDMVLADLALGGGAVLPDPRDTLYVFDEGHHLPDKAIGHFAHFTRLRSTADWLAQVEKNLTKLLAQHPLPGDLGRLIEAVPEIARDLRSQQQFMFSACEQLADFKAGEDMEGRERPRHRFVGGVVPEHLVELGVELKKGFAKLNDLFTRLTELLKEAMDGEAGVGIASHQAEEWYPLFGSLLTRAQGNCELWTAFTADDPEDSPPMARWLTLAEGGALFDIEVNASPILAAETLRRNLWNVCYGALVTSATLTALNSFDRYRMRAGLPRCAVTAVVPSPFHHADAGVLRVPDLKADPRDAAGHTAAIVRDLPALVEASRGTLVLFSSRKQMQDVFDGLERDWRRRVLIQGNLSKQETLNKHKARVDDGEKSVLFGLASFAEGVDLPGAYCEHVVIAKIPFAVPDDPVEAALAEWIEARGGNPFMEIAVPDASLRLVQACGRLLRTEEDRGTITLLDRRVVTQRYGKAILNALPPFRREVG, encoded by the coding sequence ATGCTCAGCACCGAACTCAAGTCCCAGATCCAGGGCGCCTACTCTCGATTTCTCGAAGCCAAAGGCCTGAAGCCCCGCTATGGCCAGCGTCTGATGATCGCCGAAGTGGCCAAGGTGCTGGGCGCGATCAAGGCTGACGACGAAGGTCGCCGGGACGGGGAGCCGGCAGTGGTCGCGGTCGAGGCCGGCACCGGTACCGGCAAGACGGTCGCCTACAGCCTGGCGGCCATTCCCACGGCCAAGGCGGCGGGCAAGCGCCTGGTGATCGCGACGGCCACCGTCGCGCTGCAAGAGCAGATCGTGCACAAGGATCTGCCTGATCTGATGCGCAACAGCGGCCTGAACTTTTCCTTCGCCCTGGCCAAGGGTCGCGGTCGCTACCTGTGCCTGTCCAAGCTCGATGTCCTGCTTCAGGAAGGTCAGGCTCAGAGCGCCACCGCCCAGCTGTTCGAGGAAGAAGGCTTCCGCATCGACGTGGATGAACGCAGCGAGAAGTTGTTCGGCAGCATGATCGAAAAGCTTGCCGGTAATCGTTGGGACGGCGATCGCGACAGTTGGCCGGAGGAGCTGGCCGACCCGGACTGGGCGCGCCTGACCACCGATCACAGTCAGTGCACGGGCCGGCATTGCCCGAATTTCCAGCAGTGCGCCTTCTACAAGGCCCGCGAGGGCATGACGAAAGTCGATGTTATCGTGACCAACCACGACATGGTGTTGGCCGATCTGGCGCTGGGCGGCGGGGCGGTGCTGCCCGATCCGCGCGATACCCTCTATGTGTTCGACGAGGGGCATCATTTGCCGGACAAGGCCATCGGCCACTTCGCGCACTTCACACGGTTGCGCTCGACTGCCGACTGGCTTGCCCAAGTCGAAAAGAACCTGACCAAGCTGCTCGCCCAGCACCCACTACCGGGCGATCTCGGCCGGCTGATCGAGGCGGTCCCGGAAATCGCCCGCGACCTGCGCAGTCAGCAGCAATTCATGTTCAGCGCCTGCGAGCAGCTGGCCGATTTCAAGGCCGGGGAAGACATGGAGGGCCGCGAGCGACCTCGGCACCGTTTTGTCGGTGGCGTGGTGCCCGAACATCTGGTCGAGCTGGGCGTCGAGCTGAAGAAGGGCTTCGCCAAGCTCAACGACCTGTTCACACGGCTGACCGAGCTGCTGAAAGAGGCGATGGATGGCGAGGCGGGCGTTGGTATCGCCAGTCATCAGGCCGAGGAATGGTATCCGCTGTTCGGCAGTCTGCTGACCCGGGCGCAGGGCAACTGTGAATTGTGGACGGCCTTCACCGCCGACGACCCGGAAGACAGTCCGCCGATGGCGCGCTGGCTGACTCTGGCCGAGGGCGGAGCGCTGTTCGACATCGAGGTCAATGCGAGTCCGATCCTGGCGGCCGAGACGTTACGGCGCAATCTGTGGAATGTCTGCTATGGCGCGCTGGTCACCTCCGCGACGCTGACCGCGCTCAACAGCTTCGACCGGTATCGCATGCGCGCCGGCCTGCCGCGCTGCGCGGTGACCGCGGTAGTCCCCAGCCCCTTTCATCATGCTGACGCCGGTGTGCTGCGCGTGCCTGATCTCAAGGCTGACCCGCGAGATGCGGCGGGGCATACCGCAGCCATCGTGCGTGACCTGCCTGCGCTGGTTGAGGCTTCGCGTGGCACGCTCGTGCTGTTTTCATCGCGCAAACAGATGCAGGACGTATTCGACGGTCTGGAGCGTGACTGGCGCCGGCGGGTGTTGATTCAGGGCAATCTGTCCAAGCAGGAGACGCTGAACAAGCACAAGGCGCGTGTGGATGACGGCGAGAAGAGCGTGTTGTTCGGGCTTGCCAGCTTCGCTGAGGGGGTTGATCTTCCTGGGGCGTATTGCGAGCACGTGGTGATCGCCAAGATTCCCTTTGCGGTACCCGACGATCCGGTCGAGGCGGCGCTGGCCGAGTGGATCGAAGCGCGCGGTGGCAATCCCTTCATGGAGATCGCCGTGCCGGATGCGTCATTGCGGCTGGTGCAGGCCTGCGGGCGGTTGCTGCGTACCGAGGAGGACCGCGGCACCATCACCTTGCTCGACCGGCGAGTGGTTACTCAGCGTTATGGCAAGGCGATTCTCAACGCGTTGCCTCCGTTCCGGCGCGAGGTTGGCTAG
- a CDS encoding CopD family protein gives MTAFALPYSLHVLAAMIWVGGMFFAWMVLRPAAVSELQAPERLKLWAEVFRRFFKWVWVTLLVLPISGVGMWHMRFDGLDAAPRYVHIMAGLFLAMLALFLRIQLLQLPELKRAIAAQDWPEGGAALGKIRRLVGINLLLGLAVIALASARPML, from the coding sequence ATGACCGCTTTCGCTCTGCCCTATTCGCTCCACGTACTGGCCGCCATGATCTGGGTCGGGGGCATGTTCTTCGCCTGGATGGTGCTGCGGCCCGCCGCCGTCTCCGAGCTGCAGGCACCCGAACGGCTGAAACTATGGGCCGAGGTGTTTCGCCGTTTCTTCAAATGGGTCTGGGTCACGCTACTGGTCTTACCGATCAGCGGAGTCGGCATGTGGCACATGCGCTTCGACGGACTGGATGCGGCGCCCCGCTACGTGCACATCATGGCCGGCCTGTTTCTGGCGATGCTGGCGTTGTTTCTGCGCATTCAATTGCTCCAGCTGCCCGAGCTGAAGCGCGCCATCGCGGCGCAGGACTGGCCTGAAGGCGGAGCGGCACTCGGAAAGATTCGCCGGTTGGTGGGCATCAACCTGCTGCTAGGCCTGGCCGTCATCGCGCTGGCCTCCGCCAGACCGATGCTCTGA
- a CDS encoding OmpA family protein, producing MTTVLAGCAGVQKQDWPTCAAAGGVTGAALGAIESSTYAGYGALIGGGMAAAYCWANGTEQETVAVVETVEPVPTAEPEPEPMAEPVRVELDVKFDFDRAQVKQDSMADIKDLADFMKQYNQTTTVVEGHTDSVGTDAYNQRLSERRANAVRDVLVNQFGLEPNRVDSVGYGESRPVADNSTAEGRAINRRVEAEVEARP from the coding sequence ATGACCACCGTCCTGGCTGGCTGTGCAGGGGTGCAAAAGCAGGATTGGCCCACCTGTGCGGCCGCCGGTGGTGTCACCGGTGCGGCGCTGGGCGCCATAGAGAGCAGCACCTATGCCGGATACGGTGCGTTGATCGGTGGTGGTATGGCCGCGGCTTATTGCTGGGCCAACGGTACTGAGCAGGAAACGGTCGCAGTGGTGGAAACGGTCGAACCCGTGCCGACCGCCGAGCCGGAACCGGAGCCGATGGCCGAACCTGTTCGGGTCGAGCTGGACGTCAAGTTCGATTTCGATCGCGCGCAGGTGAAGCAGGACAGCATGGCCGACATCAAGGACCTGGCCGATTTCATGAAGCAATACAACCAAACCACGACAGTCGTTGAAGGCCACACCGACTCGGTGGGTACCGATGCTTATAACCAGCGTCTGTCCGAGCGCCGCGCCAATGCCGTGCGTGACGTGCTGGTCAATCAGTTCGGTCTGGAGCCAAACCGTGTCGACTCGGTTGGCTATGGTGAATCCCGTCCGGTCGCCGACAACTCGACTGCCGAAGGCCGCGCCATCAACCGTCGCGTAGAAGCTGAGGTTGAAGCTCGCCCTTGA
- a CDS encoding DUF6231 family protein, giving the protein MAASRSAQTPQQALAALLEHDAPARLLHVGSGDMPAVQAFSRSHENCHVERAPTGPLSADLAGRRYDLALIADCLEHMPKREGLQLLGGIRNLNASRIAVLVDLAACDWQATDFFALALQISARFERDEQTLTLFTYDLLAYKQVPDWLNAKYWANPQMFGKYWW; this is encoded by the coding sequence TTGGCTGCATCCCGCTCCGCCCAAACCCCACAGCAAGCGCTAGCCGCCTTGCTCGAACACGATGCCCCCGCGCGCCTGTTGCATGTAGGTTCCGGCGACATGCCCGCAGTACAGGCTTTCAGCCGTAGCCATGAAAACTGCCACGTCGAACGCGCACCGACCGGGCCGCTGTCCGCAGACCTGGCTGGGCGTCGGTACGACCTGGCCCTCATCGCCGATTGCCTGGAGCACATGCCGAAACGTGAAGGACTGCAATTGCTCGGCGGCATACGCAATCTCAATGCCAGCCGTATCGCGGTGCTGGTCGATCTGGCGGCATGCGACTGGCAAGCCACCGACTTCTTCGCGCTAGCACTGCAGATCAGCGCTCGCTTCGAGCGTGACGAACAGACCTTGACCCTCTTCACCTACGACCTGCTCGCCTACAAGCAGGTTCCGGATTGGCTGAACGCGAAATACTGGGCCAATCCACAAATGTTCGGCAAATACTGGTGGTGA
- a CDS encoding YchJ family protein, whose product MTSQEPGHDTSCPCGSGDSLGECCGRYHEGHPAPSAERLMRSRYSAYVLGLIDYLKATTLPVQQASLDLQSMQEWSATSVWLGLEVEDSQLLGGQPEHARVSFTARWHDGNGEHVQHERSAFVQHDGKWYFIDPTVPLKSGRNDPCPCGSGQKFKKCCAAYL is encoded by the coding sequence ATGACATCGCAGGAACCAGGACACGATACAAGTTGCCCTTGCGGCAGTGGCGACTCACTGGGCGAGTGCTGCGGTCGCTACCACGAAGGGCATCCGGCGCCGAGCGCGGAACGGTTGATGCGGTCACGCTACAGTGCCTACGTACTCGGCCTTATCGACTACCTCAAAGCCACCACTTTGCCCGTCCAGCAAGCATCGTTGGACTTGCAATCAATGCAAGAGTGGAGCGCCACCAGCGTCTGGCTGGGCCTCGAAGTCGAGGACAGTCAGTTACTCGGCGGCCAACCGGAGCATGCGCGGGTCAGCTTTACCGCGCGCTGGCACGATGGGAATGGAGAGCACGTACAGCACGAGCGGTCGGCCTTCGTGCAACACGACGGGAAATGGTACTTCATCGATCCGACCGTACCCTTGAAGTCCGGCCGTAATGATCCCTGCCCCTGCGGGAGCGGACAGAAATTCAAGAAGTGTTGCGCCGCTTACCTGTGA
- the fpr gene encoding ferredoxin-NADP reductase: MSNLNVERVLSVHHWNDTLFSFKTTRNPGLRFENGQFVMIGLEVEGRPLMRAYSIASPNYEEHLEFFSIKVPDGPLTSRLQHLKEGDSLMISRKPTGTLVLGDLLPGKHLYLLSTGTGLAPFMSVIQDPETYERFDKVVLVHGVRYVNEVAYREFITGHLPQNEFFGEALKEKLIYYPTVTREPFENQGRLTDLMRSGKLFSDIGLPPINPEDDRAMICGSPSMLAETSEVLDSFGLKASPRMGDPGHYLIERAFVEK, from the coding sequence ATGAGCAACCTGAACGTCGAGCGAGTCCTCAGTGTTCATCATTGGAACGACACGCTGTTCAGCTTCAAAACCACCCGTAATCCGGGCCTGCGCTTTGAGAATGGCCAATTCGTGATGATTGGCCTGGAAGTCGAAGGTCGGCCACTGATGCGTGCGTACAGCATTGCCAGCCCCAACTATGAAGAGCATTTGGAGTTCTTCAGCATCAAGGTGCCCGATGGTCCGCTGACGTCGCGTTTGCAGCACCTCAAGGAAGGCGACTCGCTGATGATCAGCCGCAAGCCGACCGGCACGCTGGTTTTGGGCGACCTGTTGCCGGGCAAGCATCTGTATCTGCTCAGCACCGGGACCGGGCTGGCGCCGTTCATGAGCGTGATCCAGGACCCGGAAACCTACGAGCGGTTCGACAAGGTCGTTCTGGTCCATGGTGTGCGCTACGTCAACGAGGTGGCTTACCGGGAATTCATCACCGGGCATCTGCCACAGAACGAGTTCTTCGGCGAGGCCCTGAAGGAAAAGCTGATCTACTATCCGACGGTAACCCGCGAGCCCTTCGAAAACCAGGGCCGCCTGACCGACCTGATGCGCAGCGGCAAGCTGTTCAGCGATATCGGCCTCCCGCCGATCAATCCCGAAGACGACCGTGCGATGATCTGCGGCAGCCCGAGCATGCTGGCCGAGACCAGTGAAGTGCTGGACAGCTTCGGTCTCAAGGCTTCGCCGCGTATGGGCGACCCTGGCCACTATCTGATCGAGCGCGCATTCGTCGAGAAATAA
- a CDS encoding LysR family transcriptional regulator encodes MHFTLRQLQVFVSVARQESVSRAAQSLALSQSATSTSLAELERQSGCQLFDRAGKRLWLNALGRQLLPQAVSLLDQAKAIEDLLAGKTGFGSLSVGATLTVGNYLATLLIGSFMQRHPDCRVKLHVQNTAHIVQQIAQHELDLGLIEGDCQHPDIEVSPWVEDELVVFCAPQHALAQRGQVSLDELSREAWILREQGSGTRLTFDHAMRHHPAKLNIRLELEHTEAIKRAVESGLGIGCISRLALRDAFRRGSLVAVETPELDLTRQFYFIWHSLKYQTAAMREFIEQCRALTAGVRRSDEIVLPTIA; translated from the coding sequence ATGCATTTTACGCTGCGTCAGCTTCAAGTGTTCGTCTCCGTTGCCCGCCAGGAAAGCGTTTCCCGCGCGGCCCAGAGCCTGGCGCTATCTCAATCGGCGACCAGCACGTCGCTGGCCGAACTGGAGCGCCAGTCTGGTTGCCAGTTGTTCGACCGCGCCGGCAAACGTCTCTGGTTAAACGCCCTGGGCCGCCAGTTGCTACCGCAAGCGGTCAGCCTGCTCGACCAGGCCAAGGCCATAGAAGACCTGCTTGCCGGCAAGACCGGATTCGGCTCACTCAGCGTCGGCGCGACATTGACGGTCGGTAATTATCTGGCGACGCTGCTGATTGGCAGCTTCATGCAACGCCATCCCGACTGCCGGGTGAAGCTGCATGTGCAAAACACTGCGCATATTGTCCAGCAGATCGCGCAACACGAACTTGATCTAGGTCTGATCGAAGGCGACTGTCAGCACCCCGACATCGAGGTGTCGCCTTGGGTCGAGGATGAATTGGTGGTGTTTTGCGCGCCGCAGCATGCCTTGGCGCAGCGCGGTCAGGTGAGCCTGGATGAACTCTCGCGAGAAGCCTGGATACTCCGGGAGCAGGGCTCGGGGACACGCCTGACGTTCGACCACGCCATGCGCCACCATCCCGCCAAGCTCAACATCCGGCTCGAGCTGGAGCATACCGAGGCCATCAAACGAGCCGTTGAATCAGGCCTGGGGATCGGTTGCATCTCTCGCCTGGCCCTGCGCGATGCCTTCCGACGGGGCAGCCTGGTTGCGGTGGAAACCCCTGAACTGGATCTGACCCGGCAGTTTTATTTCATCTGGCACTCGCTGAAATACCAGACAGCGGCAATGCGTGAGTTCATCGAGCAATGCCGGGCGCTGACCGCCGGGGTGCGCCGCAGCGACGAGATCGTGCTGCCCACCATCGCCTAA
- the erdR gene encoding response regulator transcription factor ErdR produces MAAYEILIADDHPLFRSALQQALTLGLGDDVRLSEAASIAELEAQLTRTSAWDLVLLDLNMPGAYGFSGLVLLRGQYPQLPVVMISAQEDAAVVARSREFGASGFIPKSSSLEIIQQAVRVVLDGDVWWPSNVQDVAHVSPEAKAASEGLASLTPQQFRVLTMVCDGLLNKQIAYELNVSEATIKAHVTAIFRKLGVRTRTQAALLLQQMESIPSS; encoded by the coding sequence ATGGCTGCTTACGAAATCCTCATCGCCGATGATCATCCTCTGTTTCGCAGCGCCCTTCAGCAAGCGCTGACGCTTGGCTTGGGCGACGACGTGAGGTTGTCCGAGGCGGCAAGCATCGCTGAATTGGAAGCCCAGCTGACCCGGACCTCGGCATGGGATCTGGTGCTCCTGGATTTGAACATGCCAGGCGCCTATGGATTTTCAGGACTGGTTTTGCTGCGCGGTCAGTATCCGCAGTTGCCGGTAGTGATGATTTCCGCTCAGGAAGATGCTGCGGTCGTGGCGCGCTCCCGGGAATTCGGTGCCAGTGGTTTCATTCCCAAGTCCAGCTCGCTGGAAATCATTCAGCAGGCCGTGCGCGTCGTCCTCGATGGTGACGTCTGGTGGCCGAGCAATGTTCAGGACGTTGCGCACGTCAGCCCCGAAGCCAAGGCTGCCAGTGAAGGGCTTGCCAGCCTTACGCCACAACAGTTCCGGGTCTTGACGATGGTCTGCGATGGCCTGCTGAACAAACAGATTGCCTACGAGCTGAACGTTTCCGAGGCGACCATCAAGGCGCACGTGACCGCGATCTTCCGCAAGCTGGGCGTTCGCACCCGGACCCAGGCCGCATTACTGCTCCAGCAGATGGAGTCGATTCCTAGCAGTTGA
- a CDS encoding DMT family transporter, producing MRNQALRADFLMLITAMIWGSAFVAQRVGMDNIGPLLFTGLRFALGAIVLLPLLIYQGRGAARHEPFLQRGLLLGGICMGLALTLGINLQQVGLLFTSVTNSGFITGLYVIVVPLLGLIIGQKTGLGTWLGAILAVAGMAMLSIDENFQVASGDWIQLAGAFVWGVHVLLVSFFVSRHDAIRLAFLQFTTCAVVSLALGAVFEETTLDNIRLAAPALIYGGMFAVGVGYTLQVVAQKHAIASHAAIILSLEAVFAAIAGALFLDENLSLRGYAGCALMFTGMLAAQLWPRKASPVPIDTEIPQTARH from the coding sequence ATGCGTAACCAAGCCCTTCGCGCCGATTTTCTGATGCTCATAACGGCCATGATCTGGGGCAGCGCTTTCGTCGCGCAGCGGGTCGGGATGGATAACATCGGTCCGCTGCTGTTCACCGGCCTGCGCTTCGCATTGGGCGCCATCGTTCTGCTGCCCCTATTGATCTATCAGGGTCGTGGTGCGGCCCGGCACGAACCCTTCCTACAGCGAGGCTTGCTGCTCGGCGGCATCTGCATGGGGCTGGCGCTGACGCTGGGCATCAATCTGCAGCAAGTTGGGCTGCTGTTCACCAGTGTCACCAATTCCGGATTCATCACCGGTCTGTACGTGATCGTGGTGCCGCTGCTGGGGCTGATCATCGGCCAGAAGACCGGCCTGGGTACCTGGCTGGGCGCAATCCTGGCGGTGGCCGGCATGGCGATGCTCAGCATCGACGAGAACTTTCAGGTCGCCTCCGGTGATTGGATCCAGCTAGCCGGTGCGTTCGTGTGGGGCGTGCACGTATTGCTGGTGAGTTTCTTCGTCAGTCGGCACGACGCCATTCGCCTGGCTTTCCTGCAATTCACCACCTGCGCGGTTGTCAGCCTGGCGCTGGGCGCCGTTTTCGAAGAGACCACCCTGGACAATATCCGCCTGGCAGCGCCGGCCCTGATTTATGGCGGCATGTTCGCCGTGGGCGTGGGCTACACGCTGCAGGTCGTGGCCCAGAAGCATGCCATTGCCTCGCACGCGGCCATCATCCTCTCGCTCGAGGCGGTGTTCGCCGCCATCGCCGGCGCATTGTTTCTGGATGAGAACCTCAGCCTGCGCGGATACGCCGGCTGCGCGCTGATGTTCACCGGCATGCTCGCCGCACAGCTCTGGCCGCGCAAAGCCTCGCCAGTCCCGATCGACACCGAGATTCCACAAACCGCTCGGCATTGA